A single genomic interval of Pseudorca crassidens isolate mPseCra1 chromosome 19, mPseCra1.hap1, whole genome shotgun sequence harbors:
- the SLC47A1 gene encoding LOW QUALITY PROTEIN: multidrug and toxin extrusion protein 1 (The sequence of the model RefSeq protein was modified relative to this genomic sequence to represent the inferred CDS: inserted 1 base in 1 codon; substituted 1 base at 1 genomic stop codon), whose product MVKYGSLWLGIIICAVSQAVCFLGFIARLNXQKACQQAQVHASLKRNVAQDRIAAFSQDPLRPEAIQSDQQTRQEECLEVHPGATWKLSGRQLVLWXGLPLFGVIVILLVGILVRVYVRIQ is encoded by the exons GTCTGTGGTTAGGGATCATCATCTGTGCTGTCTCTCAGGCTGTGTGTTTTCTAGGCTTTATTGCCCGGCTAA TGCAAAAAGCCTGTCAGCAG GCTCAGGTACATGCCAGTTTGAAACGAAATGTGGCCCAGGACAGGATTGCTGCTTTCTCCCAGGACCCACTTCGCCCAG AGGCGATTCAGTCGGATCAGCAGACACGCCAGGAAGAGTGTCTTGAGGTTCATCCAGGGGCCACGTGGAAATTGTCTGGGAGACAGCTGGTGCTGTGGTGAGGGCTTCCGCTCTTTGGGGTCATTGTCATCTTGCTGGTGGGGATTTTAGTGAGAGTCTATGTCAGAATTCAGTGA